The DNA sequence GCGTAATGGCGATGGCAAGTAACGCTGACAGAATAATTAGCCAAGGCGTATAAGAGGCAAGATTATCTACTGTTTCAGTTCTGGACTTTAGGATGGCCTGCTCTTCAGTTTGCATATTACCAACCGTAACACGGATGTCATCCATGAATTTTTTACCAGCTAATAACTGCTCAGTGGTTACAACATTTTTCCGCTTTTTCTCATTTAGATTTCGATCTAATATGTCCAGACGTGCTTCAATATTAGCTTTTAAAATTTCAAAATTTTTACTTTGCTTATCAGTAGTAGAAATTTCAGACGATAAATCACTGATAGCTACGGTGATATTTTCCTTTGCTTTTGTATACGGATCCAGAAAAACTTGATCTTCTGTTAAAAGATAACCTCGTTGGCCTGTTTCAGCATCCTTGACCAGAGAAAAAAGATGGTCGAGATCTTTAATGATTTTATTGCTGTTCCTTACCATATAGGAACTGTCAATCAGATTTTTTATACTGAGGTAGGAAGCAAAAGAACTTATTAATAAAAGGGTCATTGATAACCCGAGGCCAAATAGTAGATTTCTTTTAAAACTCATAATATTAATTGTGTTATGCTTCCTTTTTAGGATGTGCAGGTATTTGGAAATAGAATTCTGATCCTTCAGAAGGAACGCTGTTAGCTCCTATTTTTCCATGATGACGTTCAATAATTTCCTGACATATATATAATCCTATGCCAAGACCTTGGAAACGTTCAGAAGTTTCCTCAATACGGTAAAATTTCTCGAAGATTTTTTTCTGATGTTCCTCAGACATCCCAATACCGAAATCTCTGACAGAAAAATAAATTTCATCGCCACGCATTTCTGTCGTAATATGTATTTCCTCGCCATCGGGTCCATATTTTATGGCGTTGGTTATAAAGTTAATGATGACTTGCTCGAGACGCATTTCGTCACCATAAATTTGAGCCTCAAAATTACCTTTCTTTAAAATTTTCACATGTGGATTTGATTGCTGCATAATTTCTATAATATGCTCCAATAGATTATTGAAAGAAAAATATTTTTTGTTAAACTTTAGTTTTCCGCTTTCAATCTTTGAAATATCGAGAAGGTCGGCAATAAGAATATTTAATTTTTCAATTTGATTCTGTACTTTGTGCAGACGTTTTCTAATTGTTTCTTTATCATCTTTATCGAGGCTTCGTTCCAATAACTGAATATAACCTTTAATGCTGGTCATCGGCGTTTTCAGTTCATGGCTGGCAATACTGATAAATTCATCTTTTTTCCGTTCCGCTTCTTTCCGGAATTCTATTTCTTCCCGCAAACTTTGCTGCATCTCGTTCAGTGCGCGGCTTTGTTCGTAAATACGGTAAAATGTTTTTACTTTTAAAAGAAGAATATTCATATCAACCGGCTTACTGATGTAATCTAAACCTCCGGATGAATAACCGCGCGTGATCAGTTTTACATTGGCTGTGGCGGCAGAAAGAAATATGATGGCCGTTTCTTTGGCTTTACTGTAACCCGAAATGGCTTCTGCGACTTCGAAACCATCCATGCCAGGCATCTGAACATCAAGAATAATGAGAACATAAGACTTTTTAAGAATTTTTTTCAAAGCCTCTTCCCCAGATAATGCGGTGTCAACCTCAAAATCATTTTTCTCAAGCACTTTTTGTAAGGAAATTATATTTTCCGGAGAATCATCGACAATTAAAATCATTCTATAAATTTAAATTTTACCTCAAAAGATAACAAATATAACATTTTTGAGAATTCTCACAGTATCAAATTCCATGCTAAGAAAGGATATTACTAAAAATTTTGAACTCAGAAAAACGATGAATTATGAAATATTTCCAAAATTATCTATCTTCGTACAAATCAAAATTTCAATGAAAACAAAATTCTCACTTCTTTTAATTCTTATTTCCTTCTTTGCTTTTTCGCAGATGGAAGAAAAGAAACTCGACGAACTTATTCAAAATACTTTAAAAACTTTCGACGTTCCGGGAATGTCCATTGGAATTGTGAAAGATGGGAAAGTAGTTTATTCAAAAGGATTTGGAGTAAGATCTCTCACGAACAATCAAAAAATGACCGATGAAACTTTAGTTGGAATCGCTTCTAACTCGAAAGGTTTTACGGCGACCGCTTTAGCAATGTTAGCAGATGAAGGGAAACTGAAATTCGACGATAAAGTGTCTCAGTATATTCCTGAATTTAAAATGCATGAGGCGTACCCTTCTCAGGAAGTGACCATCAAAGATTTAATTACACACCGTGCAGGTCTTGGTTTAGGACAGGGTGATTTAATGTTTTTCCCAGAAGGAGGGCCTTTAACGGTTAATGATATTATTCACAATGTAAGATATTTAAAACCAGATCATTCATTCCGTACGACTTTGGAATATAACAATATTATGTTCATCGTTGCCGGAGAAGTTATTCATAGAGTTTCTGGACTTTCTTGGGCGGAATTTATCGAACAAAGAATTTTGAAACCAGTTGGCATGACTTCAAGTTACGGAAGTTACAACCGAGCAAAAGCTGCCAATGTTCCGAATATCATCGATGCTCACGCGCCAGTGGATGGGAAAGTAGTTGCAGTTCCTCATGACTGGAATGAAACGGGAAATGCGGCAGGTGGAATTATGAGTAATATCAAGGACATGAATACTTGGGCAGAGTTTTTAATGAATGGTTTTACAACCAAGGACGGAAAGAAACTTGTAACCGACAAACAGATTCAGCAATTGTGGAATCTACAGATTTCTACACCAGTTGCTTTAAAAAATCCGTACGATTCTAATTTTGGAGGTTATGGATTAGGTTGGTTTTTAACTGATGTTAAAGGACATAAACAAGTGTATCACACTGGTGGTTTAATCGGAACGGTTACTCAATTTACTTTAATTCCAGATATGAAATTAGGAATTGTAGTGCTTACCAATCAACAAAGTGGAGCGGCATTCAGCGCCATTACCAATACTATTAAAGATTCTTACTTAGGAGTTGCTGACAGAAGCTGGCTGAAAACTTACGGTGACAGAATGGCTAAAGTGGATGCAGATTATGCCAAAGAAAAGAAAGAAATCTTCGCGAAATCTGATGCCTTTAAAAAAGAGAAAAAGAGCCAGATCAAAGGTGAGCAGATTACAGGAACCTATACCGACCCGTGGTTTGGAGATGTTGTTGTTTCCAAAGAAGGAAACAGTTTCCGTGTTTTCTGTAAAAATTCTCCAAGATTAAAAGGGGAGTTGTTGCCTTATTCTCCAAATGTAATGATTGCAAAATGGGATGACAGAAGCTATGATGCAGATGCTTTCGTTAATTTCAATTTAGATGAAAATGGAAAAGCAGAAGGAATGAAACTGAAACCGATTTCTGACGTTACCGATTTCAGTTTTGATTTTGGAGATCTGGATTTGCAGAGAAAGAATTAATTTGATTCAAAATAAAAATAAAAAACCTCACCAATTTAATTTGATGAGGTTTTTTTATGGTTTTAAATAAACTTAAATATTCTTCGGATCATAATAGAAAATCATTTTTTTCCTCGCATTATGAAAATCTGACCAGGAATCGCAATCAATTTCAAAACCGGCAACGCCACAAGTTGGGAAGATAAACATATCTTCGGCCATGCTGTTTGCAAAATTAGATATTCCATTGTTGTGAGAAAACATGGCTACGTTATTTAAATGGTCATCTAAGCCAAGAGTGATGTTTTCGAAATTAGTGTCGGAAGCGTTGTACAATTTCTGAAGCTTCTCAATTTCGATGTTATATTCTTTATTAAAAATTTCACAAGTTGTTAATGCTCGTAAAGCAGGACTGGAAAAGAATTTTTCAATTTCGATATTTTGAGTTTTCAAAAAATGGGACATTTTTTCAGCATCGTGAAATCCTTTTTCCGCGAGAGGTCTGTCGAAATCATCGGTGTTTTCCGGCCAATCACTTTTAGCGTGTCTTACGAGAATTAATGTTTTCATGCATTTAGTTTTTAAAACATTAAAATTAAATAAAAAAAAGAGAAGTTAGCGGCTTCTCCTTTTTAAAGTGAATAATTAGTTGAAATTAATGATTACTTTCAGTGCTTTCTCTTTGGCGGCATTACCGAAAACTGCGTAGGCATGAATCATATCAGAGAAATCGAAACGGTGCGTTACGAGTTTCTCTGGCTGAAGTTTTTTACTTTCTACATTTTTCAACAGCATCGGTGTCGTACTTGTACAAACCAAACCCATCGTAATCGTTACGTTTCTGGTCCAAAGTTCTTCAATATGAAGGTCTACAGATTTTCCATGTACGCCAACGTTTGCCAGATGAGCGCCGGGTTTTAGAATTTTCTGACAGATATCAAACGTGGCAGGAATTCCGACTGCTTCTATAGCAACATCAACTCCGTATTTCCCAGCGATTTTTTTAATGGCTTCGACTGCATTTTCAGCGCCACTGTTAACTAGATCAGTTGCGCCAAAACTTCTGGACAGTTCCAGTCTTTCCTGGTCTACATCGACCATAATAATTTTTGAAGGCGAGAAAAACTGTGCGGTAAGAAGTGCTGCAAATCCTATTGGTCCTGCTCCAACAATAGCAACAGTATCACCAGGATTTACTTTTCCATTAAGAACGCCGATTTCGAAACCAGTCGGTAAAATGTCACTTAACATTACCGCTCCTTCTTCATCGATATCTTCTTTTAAATGATAAAGGGAATTGTCACCGTGCGGAATTCTAACATATTCAGCCTGAGTTCCATCGATTAAATGTCCTAAAATCCAACCGCCATCGGAACAGTGTGCGTAGAGTTGTTTTTTACAATTGTCGCATTTTCCGCAAGAGGTGATACAGGAAATCAAAACTTTATCGCCTTTTTTAAAATTGGTAACGCCGTTTCCTATTTCTTCCACGATTCCAATTCCTTCATGTCCCAGGATTCTTCCCGGAATTACCGCTGGAACATCGCCTTTTAAAATATGAAGGTCGGTTCCACAAATGGTAGATTTCACCATTTTAACAATCACGTCGGTCGATTCTTTAATCACCGGCATCGGACAATCGACTAAGTCTTTTTGTCCGGGTCCTTTAAATACTAACGCTTTCATAATGATTGTGATTACTGATTGGGCATTATTTTGCCTTATTAAAGTTAGTGAGATTAAGAATGACTTTAGCTAAAATATAAATGATTGAAATCATCATTTTTAAAATTTTGTGCGCAAAGACAAATATTTGTAAATTTGCAAGCGATGGCACAAATATTAGCAATTGATTATGGAAGAGCCCGGTGCGGTATTGCGGTCACCGATGACATGCAAATCATTGCGAGTGGTTTGGATACGGTAGCCACAAAAGATGTTTTTTTATTTTTAAAAAAGTATTTTAGTGAAAACCAGGTAGAGCAAATCGTAGTAGGACTTCCCACGGATTTAAAAGGAAATTTAAATGAAGTAGAAGTTCATATTTTGAAGTTTATAGAGAAATTTAAATCAGAATTTCCTGCCATTGGAGTCGATCGTTTTGATGAACGGTTTACCTCAAAAATGGCTTCTTTTTTTATCTCCCAAAGTGGGAAGAGCAAGAAGAAGCGCGAAGAAAAAGGATTGATTGATAAAGTGAGTGCAACCATTATATTGCAAAATTATTTAGAACAGAAACAGAAATGATATTACCGATAAGAGCATTTGGAGATGCTGTATTAAGAAAACATTGCCACGAAATCCACAAGGATTATCCTGAATTGAAGACGTTAGTTGATAATTTGTTCGAAACCATGCACAGTGCGAACGGTATTGGTTTGGCAGCGCCACAGGTTGGGTTGGATATTCGTCTCTTCGTAGTCGATGTTTCGCCGTTGGCAGAAGATGAAGATTATGTTGATATTGCAGAGGAATTAAAAGATTTCAGAAAGGTTTTCATCAATGCGAAAAT is a window from the Kaistella flava (ex Peng et al. 2021) genome containing:
- a CDS encoding serine hydrolase, which produces MKTKFSLLLILISFFAFSQMEEKKLDELIQNTLKTFDVPGMSIGIVKDGKVVYSKGFGVRSLTNNQKMTDETLVGIASNSKGFTATALAMLADEGKLKFDDKVSQYIPEFKMHEAYPSQEVTIKDLITHRAGLGLGQGDLMFFPEGGPLTVNDIIHNVRYLKPDHSFRTTLEYNNIMFIVAGEVIHRVSGLSWAEFIEQRILKPVGMTSSYGSYNRAKAANVPNIIDAHAPVDGKVVAVPHDWNETGNAAGGIMSNIKDMNTWAEFLMNGFTTKDGKKLVTDKQIQQLWNLQISTPVALKNPYDSNFGGYGLGWFLTDVKGHKQVYHTGGLIGTVTQFTLIPDMKLGIVVLTNQQSGAAFSAITNTIKDSYLGVADRSWLKTYGDRMAKVDADYAKEKKEIFAKSDAFKKEKKSQIKGEQITGTYTDPWFGDVVVSKEGNSFRVFCKNSPRLKGELLPYSPNVMIAKWDDRSYDADAFVNFNLDENGKAEGMKLKPISDVTDFSFDFGDLDLQRKN
- the ruvX gene encoding Holliday junction resolvase RuvX; this encodes MAQILAIDYGRARCGIAVTDDMQIIASGLDTVATKDVFLFLKKYFSENQVEQIVVGLPTDLKGNLNEVEVHILKFIEKFKSEFPAIGVDRFDERFTSKMASFFISQSGKSKKKREEKGLIDKVSATIILQNYLEQKQK
- a CDS encoding SixA phosphatase family protein, producing MKTLILVRHAKSDWPENTDDFDRPLAEKGFHDAEKMSHFLKTQNIEIEKFFSSPALRALTTCEIFNKEYNIEIEKLQKLYNASDTNFENITLGLDDHLNNVAMFSHNNGISNFANSMAEDMFIFPTCGVAGFEIDCDSWSDFHNARKKMIFYYDPKNI
- a CDS encoding zinc-dependent alcohol dehydrogenase family protein, which produces MKALVFKGPGQKDLVDCPMPVIKESTDVIVKMVKSTICGTDLHILKGDVPAVIPGRILGHEGIGIVEEIGNGVTNFKKGDKVLISCITSCGKCDNCKKQLYAHCSDGGWILGHLIDGTQAEYVRIPHGDNSLYHLKEDIDEEGAVMLSDILPTGFEIGVLNGKVNPGDTVAIVGAGPIGFAALLTAQFFSPSKIIMVDVDQERLELSRSFGATDLVNSGAENAVEAIKKIAGKYGVDVAIEAVGIPATFDICQKILKPGAHLANVGVHGKSVDLHIEELWTRNVTITMGLVCTSTTPMLLKNVESKKLQPEKLVTHRFDFSDMIHAYAVFGNAAKEKALKVIINFN
- a CDS encoding hybrid sensor histidine kinase/response regulator; translated protein: MILIVDDSPENIISLQKVLEKNDFEVDTALSGEEALKKILKKSYVLIILDVQMPGMDGFEVAEAISGYSKAKETAIIFLSAATANVKLITRGYSSGGLDYISKPVDMNILLLKVKTFYRIYEQSRALNEMQQSLREEIEFRKEAERKKDEFISIASHELKTPMTSIKGYIQLLERSLDKDDKETIRKRLHKVQNQIEKLNILIADLLDISKIESGKLKFNKKYFSFNNLLEHIIEIMQQSNPHVKILKKGNFEAQIYGDEMRLEQVIINFITNAIKYGPDGEEIHITTEMRGDEIYFSVRDFGIGMSEEHQKKIFEKFYRIEETSERFQGLGIGLYICQEIIERHHGKIGANSVPSEGSEFYFQIPAHPKKEA